A stretch of the Hydra vulgaris chromosome 09, alternate assembly HydraT2T_AEP genome encodes the following:
- the LOC136085553 gene encoding uncharacterized protein LOC136085553: protein MAKTSAQLKEILKIHENTIIKMFNDRIEKLKKNNNIIEKIAELKDRSRRNNLRFVGIEESENETWEESEEKVRETLRNKLKIQEHFVIDRAHRVGKKEPRENRKKRSIVVRFLNYKDKAIILNKYNKLKLWNEWLYINEDFSEYTTELQKKFFKDAKELRSKGVFIDLANAFDTIDHEILIKNLQYYGITGNVLNRITNYLSNRKQYDYVDSN from the exons atgGCAAAAACATCAGCacaattaaaagaaatactCAAAATTCACGAAAAtaccattataaaaatgtttaatgatcGAATtgagaaactaaaaaaaaa TAATaacataatagaaaaaatagcGGAGCTAAAGGACAGAAGTCGAAGAAATAACTTGAGGTTTGTTGGAATCGAAGAGAGCGAAAATGAAACTTGGGAGGAAAGCGAGGAAAAAGTTAGAGAAACACTcagaaataaacttaaaattcaaGAACACTTTGTAATTGATAGAGCTCATCGAGTAGGGAAAAAAGAGCCAAGAGAAAATCGCAAAAAAAGATCCATCGTTgttcgttttctaaattataaagacaaagccataattttgaacaaatataACAAACTTAAGCTTTGGAACGAGTGGTTGTACATAAATGAGGACTTTAGTGAATATACTACagagttacaaaaaaaattttttaaagacgcGAAGGAATTAAGAAGCAAAG GAGTTTTCATAGATTTAGCAAATGCATTTGATACCATAGATCatgaaattcttataaaaaatttacaatattatggAATAACTGGTAATGTTCTAAATCGGATTACAAACTATCTAAGTAATCGCAAGCAATATGACTACGTTGATTCAAATTGA